The Sparus aurata chromosome 10, fSpaAur1.1, whole genome shotgun sequence genome includes the window CACTTGTACTTATGCCTCACCTTAGTGGTTTTTCCTCCTGTAAAGCActgtaggttttttttaaacgtcagctattttgtaaaaaaaaaaaaaggtttcctTAAGCACTGCGGTTGCCTCCTTGACAGATAACAATTAATAGCATTGTGGTAAATTGGGATTAATGTTTATAAAATCCAACAGGGATACATTGTTCACAGGGGTACAGATCCGATGTCAGGATTGGGGGGGGCGcacaaaagtgatttttttttttttttgcccgtaTGCGACTCATACCATGCCACTATAAATCACAACTTCGTAGAGGCTCGCCATATCAGTCAAAAAGTACAGCACagggaatcatttattgtgtgtaactttcttgtttatttgtcctaaacagccaacagcgcGTATCACTGCTTACTTGACTGTTcagtaaatcataattttaagtGTCTGTAATGTCTACTCATGTTCTtatctttctcctccctccaacCCTCCCAGATCCCCAATTCTTCTCACCATCTTCCACTTCCCCCAGTGTATGGGACTGCTTCAtgcatgattaattgatattgatgaatatcaaaatatgaagcCATAACCAAGTTGTGTAAACtaactgatcatgtttttacaATGCCAGTTATGCTGGTAAacagttctaaaaaaaaaacacagttctcAGAGCACAATATGTAAGATATAAGATAATGTAATAAACTGCCCATTCATTTGCATTGTAGTGGAGGAGACCAGAGATGGAATGTGGAGTCAGAAATATATCTGGCAAACATTATTTGTTCCACCATttcaattatttctttttagatgtgaatctaaaatgtgaagaatgtgaagtctgaaaatacatttgttcaattttgaataatttagggTATTTCTATTGGGGGGGGCGTGTCTCCCCGTCCCCCCCAGGATCTGCACCCATGATTGTTGAAAAAAAACTCTCACAAAATTGAATACAATTTTATTTAGCTTTTATCACGTCAACAAAAGTCAAGTAATTTTGGACAAAAACCatgacatcacaaacacatgatACTCACATCACAGAGCAGTGCATCTATATGTTTCACACCTGTTAAAAGATATGTTTAAAGATATTCTAAATCTCATCATAAATCTTGTACATGTTTTGAAATACTGTCTGCACACAGTTTAATTAAATCTAGTGGTTCTTATCACACCATCATAAATGCTGACCTTGCTGTCATTTAGCTGCACCTAGTAATAATGAATCTTCATTTAACACTGCAGTCTGGTTAAAAATTTCAAATTATGCTTCAtatgttttgggggttttttgtcAAGAGTCTCAGCAAGCATTCAGTAATTCATCTGTAGTTTGATATTTATTCCAGACACCAGTgaaatgtttgtgatgttgtttCACATGTTGGTCATTTTGGTGACTGCTTGCTCTGATTGTGTTGATATTTGCATCTGTTTGTCTAATATAAAGAGATTAGAACATCACTCTGTCTGTTACAGATTCTCCATGTTGTCCAGCAATTTCTCCCTGTCAAGTATCTGTTTCTCCAATTTTTCTCATCTCAATCTCATCCAGTTTCCACTGAGCCTGTAAGAGGTTTTCCTATTCTCTTTATAATTCCTCCGGTTTGTCAAACATCTTTTGTTATTTCCCTCTCCACTGACTGAagctttctctttcctctctctctctcattttcatcAAGTTGTTCCCTaagtctgtgtctctgtttctcctgtacgtctttctgtttctccattcttccttctgtttctcctgcttttccctctttttctccagttcttccctctgtttcttctgttcttccctctgtttctccagttcttccctctgtttctcctgtgcgtccttctgtttctctgttctttgCCCTGTTCATCCAGTTCTTCGCTATggttctccagttcttccctctgtttcttcttttcccccTCCTGTTTCTCCAAttgttccctctgtttctccagttcttcgttcagtttctccagattttcactcTGTTTCTCCTGTATGTCCTTCTGTTTCTCAACTTCTTTCCTCTGttgttccctctgtttctccagttcttccctctgtttctccagttctctGCTaggtttctccagttcttcgctctgtttctccagttcttcactcggtttctccagttcttcactcggtttctccagttcttcgctcagtttctccagattttcactcGGTTTCTCAAGATCTTCGCTCGGTTTCTCAAGATCTTCGCTCGGTTTCTCCTGTATGtccttctgtttctccagttcttcccaCTGGTTCTCCTGTtctcccctctgtttctccagttcttccctctgtttctccagttctctGCTaggtttctccagttcttcgctctgtttctccagttcttcactcggtttctccagttcttcgctcagtttctccagattttcactcGGTTTCTCAAGATCTTCGCTCGGTTTCTCCTGTATGtccttctgtttctccagttcttcccaCTGGTTCTCCAGTTCTTcgctctgtttctccagttgttccctctgtttctcctgttcttcactctgtttctccagttcttcgctcagtttctccagattttcactcTGTTTCTCCTGTATGTCCTTCTGTTTCTCAACTTCTTTCCTCTGttgttccctctgtttctccagttcttccctctgtttctccagttctctGCTaggtttctccagttcttcgctctgtttctccagttcttcactcggtttctccagttcttcgctcagtttctccagattttcactcGGTTTCTCAAGATCTTCGCTCGGTTTCTCAAGATCTTCGCTCGGTTTCTCCTGTATGtccttctgtttctccagttcttcccaCTGGTTCTCCTGTtctcccctctgtttctccagttcttccctctgtttctccagttctctGCTaggtttctccagttcttcgctctgtttctccagttcttcactcggtttctccagttcttcgctcagtttctccagattttcactcGGTTTCTCAAGATCTTCGCTCGGTTTCTCCTGTATGtccttctgtttctccagttcttcccaCTGGTTCTCCAGTTCTTcgctctgtttctccagttgttccctctgtttctcctgttcttcactctgtttctccagttcttcgctcagtttctccagattttcactcGGTTTCTCCTGTATGTCCTTCTGTTTCTCAACTTCTTTCCTCTGttgttccctctgtttctccagttcctccctctgtttctccagttcttcactctgtttctccagttcttcgctcagtttctccagattttcactcGGTTTCTCCTGTATGTCCTTCTGTTTCTCAACTTCTTTCCTCTGttgttccctctgtttctccagttcctCCCTCGGTTTCTCCAGATCTTTGCTCGGTTTCTCCAGttgttccctctgtttctcctcttcttcatttgGTTTCTCCAGTTTTTTACTCGGTGTCCCCAGTTCTTTGCTCAgtttctccagattttcactcGGTTTCTCCTGTATGTCCTTCTGTTTCTCAACTTCTTTCCTCTGttgttccctctgtttctccagttcttccctccGTTTCTCCTGTTCTTCACTCGGTTTCTCCAGTTCCTCACTCGGTTTCTCCTGTTCTTCACTCGGTTTCTCCTGTTCTTCACTCGGTTTCTCCTGTTCTTCCTTCAGTTTCTCCAATTCTtcactctgtttctccagttcttccctctttttctcctgttcTTTGCTTGGTTTCTCCAGATCTTCGCTCAGTTTCTCAAGATCTTCGCTCGGTTTATCCTGTATGtccttctgtttctccagttcttccctctggtTTTTCAGTTCTTCGCTTGGTTTCTCCAGTtctcccctctgtttctccagttcttccctctggtTCTCCAGTTCTCTGCTaggtttctccagttcttcactctgtttctccagttcttcacTCTGGTTTATCAGTTCTTCGCTcggtttctccagttcttccctctggtTCTCCTGTTCTTTGCTTGGTTTCTCCAGATCTTCACTTGGTTTCTCCTGTTTGTCCTTCTGCTTCTCCAGTTCTTCACTcggtttctccagttcttcactctgtttctccagttcttcacTCTGGTTCATCAGTTCTTCGCTcagtttctccagttcttccctctggtTCTCCTGTTCTTTGCTTGGTTTCTCCAGATCTTCACTCGGTTTCTCCTGTTTGTCCTTCTGCTTCTCCAGTTCTTCACTCGGTTTCTCCTGTTCTTCACTCTGTTTCACCAGttcttccctctttttctcctgttcTTTGCTTGGTTTCTCCAGATCTTCACTCGGTTTCTCCTGTTTGtccttctgtttctccagttcttcacTCGGTTTCTCCTGTTCTTCACTCTGTTTCTCCTGTTCTTCCTTCAGTTTCTCCAATTCTtcactctgtttctccagttctttcctctttttctcctgttcTTTGCTTGGTTTCTCCAGATCTTCGCTCAGTTTCTCAAGATCTTCGCTCAGTTCATCCTGTATGtccttctgtttctccagttcttccctctggtTTTTCAGTTCTTCGCTTGGTTTCTCCAGTtctcccctctgtttctccagttctcccctctgtttctccagttcttccctctggttctccagttcttccctctggttctccagttcttccctctgtttctccagttctcccctctgtttctccagttcttccctctggttctccagttcttccctctggtTCTCCAGTTCTTCACTCTGGTTTATCAGTTCTTCGCTcggtttctccagttcttccctctggttctccagttcttccctctggttctccagttcttccttttgtttctccagttcttcactctgtttctccagttcttccttTTGTTTCTCCATTTCTTCCCTCTGGTTCTCCAGTTCGTTCTTCTGTTCCTGCAGTGCAGCAACTGTGTCGTCCCATTCTTTCTCCATCTTTTGTGATTGAATTTGAAGAAGCATATTTTTCCTCAGTAAATCAGCTTTGTCACCTTTTGTGAAGAAAAGATATGACATGACACCAAAAAGGTGTTTTTAGACAGCAAACAACATCACAGTAAATGAAACATGTCCTCCTGTCTTTTTTATCAAAGACATTTCTGATACTGTATGCTTTGAACGAACTATGAAAGTAAAAACCATGATGTAGTGTAAGTTTTTtccacaacacacaacataaaactagACAAAATATTATTGATATTATCAAGCTTAACACTGGGTTGGTGCTTTATACTGACACATGCTTATAATGTAACCATCAACAAGCTGTAGCTCATgtatacatttcaaaatgagaCAAAAGCTATTCATTATTGGAATATCAGTTTCAACAACGTTTCTATGGTATTTGAAGTGATAAAATCTGTGTTagtattcattgttttttactAGAAATGAATCATACTGCATATCACTGAAAATGACAGTAGTGGGACTTACGTTTCCATTTATATGTGGCACAAACAGCAAGAATAAAACTAAAAGCCAATTCAGCCAAGACGACAATCGACCACATGTGTTGAGACAGTGTGAAAATGGATTGAACCAAATCAgctgaaatgaaaagacaaataaaaattaAGTAGTAACACCTTTTCAATGATAAACAGTGTCATCTGTTATAGAGAAATATGCTTTGATTTTTAAGCAGTTGTCATAAAATTATACTTTCTGTAAACCACAATACAAAATGATGATGCAACAATGATGCACTGGAAGGAGCTTCACTCCAGCCAAATTCATCATTGTGTATAAATCTTAGAAGTCAACTTGAAATTTATCGATAACATATCATGTATTATAGTATATATTACTATTATAGTAAACATTACGGAAAAACCAAAGTGTTTGAGTTACCTCCACAAGTGTGTATTAATAGAATGAAGAATACTGTGTCAAGGTCGAGGGCTGTGAAAGCAGGTTTAAAGAACAGTCTGTCCTTCTGGTTCTGCATTGTGTTATTctgtaaaatggaaaaaaaaaacaagctataATTCctgcaaaaagtaaaaaaggcAGATAAAATGTTTGATAACAGTGATATCCCTATTGGCTTCAGCAATCTCTCTGTGTGTAGTAGCTATCTATTATCATCTTTCTCTGTCTGGTCCAGTtcaaattctgaaaaaaattaaataaaccaGCTGTAATTCAcagaaagcaaaaaacaaaacaattgacagatttttttttccaataaaactcctaaaactaaatgtataaaacaatttaatattgattataatataatacaatttcagcttttttcaAGTAGTATACTAGTCCAGTCAAGTCAGTTATTAAAGCAGGGGTAAATATATCAAACCAAAAATAATCCCCCATCAGGTCTACTTCTGAGAACTTCCtccaaaacacatgaatgtgCACTGCTTAACCACTTTGACACAGACGGCCCTGTAGCTGTCGTTGGTCAGCTGGGAAATATGTGTTAACAGCTATTGTAAATACATGATTTGATATATTTTCATCGCTGcaatcacaaacacaagcaaaatagaCTTGACGAACAGGCCTTGGTCAAAAAATGCTACTTAGCGTGATAGGTATTCCCTATttctgtaggtgtgtgttttgtactGCTGACCTGGCTACTGACCAATCACATTGCTGCTGGAATGACTCTGTTCTTTAGCTAAGGTGTTATTTGCTttgtgctactgagttagctGCTGGACGACGGGCAAAGAGGCTGCCTGGATGTGCTTATTAGTGGCCTACAACAGCCACAGACTTTTGATTTATTACCCAGCGTGTTTAATTTGAGTGCTCTCAGTATGTTAAGAGATTCACTCCATGTATAACAAAAATGCCTCTAGAAGAACTTACCAACTCATGCTGTAATTGGCATTATTAACTTACATTTACTATACAGAACACTAATATGATAGGATATATGCATAAAAACTGAAACCAATGTCATAATGGAAAGTTATTTGACTGGAGTGAGTTTGTCAGTCCTACAAGATGTTTGCAGCAGCAATGTGTCAGATATGTTGTTAGAAATAACATCAGAAATGTACATCTTTCTTAAGCTGGTGTTATTCCTCATTTACTGACGCTATAGCAGAGAGCATAGGCAGCTTGTTGAAATTACAGAAGTAACTGAGGAGAATAAGagaaaattcttacatatttacACTTTGAGCTCATATATTGTAGTCTATGATACATGTATGACATGTATCATATGTTGGCTAGTATACTCAAGATAATATAAATGATTATTCCAATTACGTTTTTGCACAAAGCCTTTATCAAAGCCTTGACAGTTGCATGAGGGCGAAACACACCATGCAACAAAGGTCCTCAGTGGGATTCAAGccttcatgtttattttaagaTAAAGTTGCTTGACCAGTTTCCTTTATTTGTGCAGATTTTATCTAAGAAGAATTACATTCATATGCAATTGTCTCTCATCCTGAAATGAACTACTGTTTTGACATACAATATGGCACATTCGTATTGAAAATCTACAAAATGGTGATTGCAAAGTTATATTGTCTTTCCCTGTTTCAGTTTCTGCCTAGTCTGTGCAACATTCAGTCTTACCTTTTGAAATTGTGGCTGGAGTTGAACTGTCAAGATCTCATTGTCCTTCATCTGTTCTGTCAAAGTAGTCAGTGCTTTTTCTgattctttctctttgtcctgTGACTTGATCGTGTCCTGGTCCATGTTCTCATCTTTTCGGAATCACAAAAGCACAGCAGGGATAAAAGCAAAACTTGAACCAGTGAATCATTATATGGCCGGAGATAAAATTATAGTAGCAAGTCTTTCACCTATAATTCCAATAAGAACAGAACAATACAACCAGATTTATTTTCACAAACAGTCCTCTAAGCCTACATTTTTGTAATGAATATGTTTGTATCTAGTATGATCATCAAGAGCTGCTACTTACATTTCCACATGGGAATGAGTACAAGAGCCACCAGTAAGATGTAACGCATCATGATGACACAGGAGGTAGGACTGGATGAGACAGAGTCAGCAAACAGCACGGCTTTCAGAGTCACTTCATATGAATAAAACAGTTATGCTGCAATCCAGGCATGATAGTTATTTTTATGTAACAGTGTTGTACAACTTAAGTAGAATAAGCAGTTTAATATAACTGAGTTATTGAAAAGCGTACGTACCTGCAGTTTGTGTCAAAGTGGCCTCCTGTCAGAGAAGCATGCAGTAACCTGCTGATCAAAGTCCTCCAATAAGAGAAGTCGTACTCTGATCCTGTTCATCTGTGATCACTAAGGTGTGTTCTCTGTCTGATTTTACCACCTGCCTGCTGTAGCTTTAACACACTGTATGTGAAgacttttaacaaaacaaactgtcgATCACACATTACTCTAGTTTATCTTCTCTCTATTTGCTCCCTGTCACTttaaccctcatgttgtgttcgtttcatgttaaacaatttagtgttcccggtcaaaaatgaccggtccatttaaactcatcataaaaactgtataatacatatattatcactacttgttgtattagatctttttatcaacttcagttcttgtgaccattacaagttttgaacttctatttgttatttatggcctgtatacctcactgatctgagcgtatacatcttgaattcgagTTCTGAAAAGCAtaatttctggattattttgactataaaaaataatcagatgaaacatagtatattgtttatcacagactacttagggtcaaagttaccaaggacatttgttttgaaaccatttaatttttttatacagtcacataaagtaacactagtcgtgttcccggtcaaaggttaaggtgggtctcaggtggggatgaagaccaggataagttcccattctttgacctgaatgtgacagcagcctcagcatggccatcctcttcatcactggattccttcccatcagttaattcttggtctggattatattctgtgtagtcttcatcttctgacacttcctcctctaatccatcctcactgtcagtttcctggcctctctccttcTCACCAGCGTGGTGGTGATCACatcaatagcctcacttatggtatatcgacgtgccatggtgctgccacacaatgaactgtgagcaaggcctaaaaaaagcatttatataggctaccaaagctgcgagaaaagttcaatattattgaaacaatgttccaacaactttctgagaacaggtgttgttcccgcgggagagagactctactgggctaagggtcccgtggtggttgcctgggaaccaaggtgtgtgtgtgtgtgtgtgtgtgtgtgtgtgtgtgtgtgtgtgtgtgtgtgtgtgtgtttgtaggtgtgtgtgtgtgtgtgtgtgtgtgtgtgtgtgtgtgtgtgtccatatgacaaatgaggatgtacctgagatcggttttttacactaattgtagtctcacccattcattttaatgactggtcatttttgaccgggaacaccaagagtgtacaaaagttgaataaaatacacaaaattgtatgcaaataaatactatttattttgtgtgttgaaatcctctttgtggacaaagtcatggactcttaggtcagtctgatcaaattaagtacatttttcagagataaaacttttaaatcggacagatttgaccgaaacacaacataagggttaAGGATTGATTACATTGTTTTACTTGATAGTGAATGATCAATAACAGGGTGTGCtcttgttttatgtattttcttgaTTTTGAAACTTGATATTAACTTCACAGTATAGATAACTTTGTTGTGACATGTACACTTGTACTTATTCCTCTCCTCAGCGTTTTTCCTCCTGTGAAGCACtgtaggttttgtttttttttaaacatcagttatttcATCATTGCAGTTGCCTCcatcacagagaacagagaacaaACTTATGGTAAATTGGGATTAATGTTTAGAGAATCCAACAGTAAttcatttttctgaaaaaaataactccCACAAAACCTTATTAAATTAGATTTTATTGAGATTTTTAACATGTCTTCAACAATCAAGAAATTGTGAACAAAAACCTTGACCTTAGAAACACAtgataaaaacatcacagagcAGTTCATCCATATGTTTGACACCTTTCATAGATATGTTGAACGATATTCTAAATTTCATTAATACATTTTGCAGATGTTTTGAAATACTATCTGTACACAATTAATTAAATCTAGTGGTTCTTATTACACCATCATACATGTTGTGCTTGCTGTCAGTTAGCTGCACCTAGTGATAATGAAACTTCATTTAACACTTGTGTCATAACATTTCAAATTATACTGCatatgttgttttggtttttttgtcaACAGTCTCAGCAAACAGGAATTAATTCATCTGTAGTTTGATATTTAATCCAGACACCAATGAAATATGTGTGATGGtatattttttcacatgttggAATTTTGGTGAGTATTTGCTCTGATTGCGTTGaaattttcatttgtttggcTAATCTATAGAGAATCGAACATCACTCTGTCTGTTACTTCTCAACAGATCCTCAGTGGGCTCCAGCAATTTCTCCCTGT containing:
- the LOC115589316 gene encoding golgin subfamily A member 6-like protein 22, coding for MMRYILLVALVLIPMWKYENMDQDTIKSQDKEKESEKALTTLTEQMKDNEILTVQLQPQFQKNNTMQNQKDRLFFKPAFTALDLDTVFFILLIHTCGADLVQSIFTLSQHMWSIVVLAELAFSFILAVCATYKWKRDKADLLRKNMLLQIQSQKMEKEWDDTVAALQEQKNELENQREEMEKQKEELEKQSEELEKQKEELENQREELENQREELEKPSEELINQSEELENQREELENQREELEKQRGEREELEKQKDIQDELSEDLEKLSEDLEKPSKEQEKKRKELEKQSEELEKLKEEQEKQSEEQEKPSEELEKQKDKQEKPSEDLEKPSKEQEKKREELVKQSEEQEKPSEELEKQKDKQEKPSEDLEKPSKEQENQREELEKLSEELMNQSEELEKQSEELEKPSEELEKQKDKQEKPSEDLEKPSKEQENQREELEKPSEELINQSEELEKQSEELEKPSRELENQREELEKQRGELEKPSEELKNQREELEKQKDIQDKPSEDLEKLSEDLEKPSKEQEKKREELEKQSEELEKLKEEQEKPSEEQEKPSEEQEKPSEELEKPSEEQEKRREELEKQREQQRKEVEKQKDIQEKPSENLEKLSKELGTPSKKLEKPNEEEEKQREQLEKPSKDLEKPREELEKQREQQRKEVEKQKDIQEKPSENLEKLSEELEKQSEELEKQREELEKQREQQRKEVEKQKDIQEKPSENLEKLSEELEKQSEEQEKQREQLEKQSEELENQWEELEKQKDIQEKPSEDLEKPSENLEKLSEELEKPSEELEKQSEELEKPSRELEKQREELEKQRGEQENQWEELEKQKDIQEKPSEDLEKPSEDLEKPSENLEKLSEELEKPSEELEKQSEELEKPSRELEKQREELEKQREQQRKEVEKQKDIQEKQSENEKQREQLEKQSEELENQWEELEKQKDIQEKPSEDLEKPSENLEKLSEELEKPSEELEKQSEELEKPSRELEKQREELEKQRGEQENQWEELEKQKDIQEKPSEDLEKPSEDLEKPSENLEKLSEELEKPSEELEKPSEELEKQSEELEKPSRELEKQREELEKQREQQRKEVEKQKDIQEKQSENLEKLNEELEKQREQLEKQEGEKKKQREELENHSEELDEQGKEQRNRRTHRRNRGKNWRNRGKNRRNRGKNWRKRGKSRRNRRKNGETERRTGETETQT